One stretch of Pomacea canaliculata isolate SZHN2017 linkage group LG11, ASM307304v1, whole genome shotgun sequence DNA includes these proteins:
- the LOC112575680 gene encoding uncharacterized protein LOC112575680: protein MTPSETLAFFQHGIPYSRQTHLVPGKLAIVLSCLYITAVSTQDGKIECTVPLVKPLQEAVLICQFPEDLSVTKKSFSVYHYAKDGSQDAVIDCWWLNNKLECYDKPGFKSSKTVGANMTVTIREVTSEVTGKYACQVDGYGPKSPGACELEFELGSSDTCSIVQNQFQANITCFFTEDIAKTRRRFAVYKHNGQEKHMVANCSWEGTRSRCQVEHGYLNTDDVSYYTTLRILEVAKDQRGNYSCWHEGSTSGQQETCQLNVDDNETLAAKVIETDNTFAIVLGSVISTFLLVAGIVSLMVFKGKIPFLHHRITQRNRKLDCEERSLMTTPNDTSVEGITKKFNAVSFDDV from the exons ATGACACCTTCAGAGACTTTGGCGTTTTTCCAACATGGAATTCCTTACTCTCGTCAGACACACCTGGTGCCAGGAAAACTAGCCATCGTCTTGTCATGTCTATACATTACTGCTGTTTCCACCCAAG ATGGAAAGATTGAGTGCACTGTACCGTTGGTGAAGCCTCTTCAAGAAGCAGTTCTTATTTGTCAATTTCCCGAGGATCTCAGTGTGACAAAGAAATCATTCTCGGTTTACCACTATGCCAAAGATGGCAGCCAAG ATGCTGTAATAGACTGCTGGTGGTTGAATAATAAACTTGAATGCTATGATAAACCTGGCTTCAAGTCCAGCAAGACCGTTGGAGCAAACATGACAGTTACCATCAGAGAAGTGACCTCAGAGGTCACCGGGAAGTACGCTTGTCAGGTGGATGGCTACGGACCGAAGTCTCCGGGAGCTTGCGAGCTTGAGTTTGAACTTG GGAGCAGCGACACATGCAGCATCGTTCAGAACCAATTTCAAGCCAACATCACTTGCTTCTTCACTGAGGACATTGCGAAAACAAGAAGAAGGTTTGCGGTCTATAAACACAACGGGCAAGAAAAACACa TGGTCGCGAATTGCTCATGGGAGGGCACAAGGTCCAGGTGTCAGGTGGAACATGGTTACCTGAACACTGATGATGTATCCTACTACACTACTCTCAGGATACTGGAGGTAGCAAAGGATCAGAGGGGTAACTACTCTTGTTGGCATGAAGGTTCTACTTCTGGTCAGCAGGAGACGTGTCAACTAAATGTTGACGACAATG AAACACTTGCTGCAAAAGTGATTGAAACGGACAACACTTTTGCGATTGTACTGGGGTCAGTGATTTCGACTTTCTTACTGGTGGCTGGGATCGTCTCATTGATGGTTTTTAAAGG aaagattCCGTTCTTGCATCATCGGATCACCCAGCGAAATAGAAAACTAGATTGTGAAGAACGTTCTCTGATG ACAACGCCGAATGATACAAGCGTTGAGGGGATCACTAAGAAGTTTAATGCGGTCTCGTTTGATgatgtttaa
- the LOC112574762 gene encoding uncharacterized protein LOC112574762, with protein sequence MLILAGIMWLLRGHQVYILYDSPEPRDSVISLLWNMLQTSGEPHEAGDPPRGHLTVVQCDLRNKNEVHKTLEKLNVKKGSIPCVIAQDTVVNGSHFRSFCETMISQCPNVYFWATSNTYKDVPEGWTVKTFIQVLTCPPYRGQR encoded by the exons ATGTTGATCCTGGCTGGGATAATGTGGCTGCTACGAGGTCACCAGGTGTATATTCTCTATGATTCTCCAGAACCCCGTGACTCTGTGATATCTCTGTTGTGGAACATGTTACAAACAAGTGGCGAACCACATGAGGCTGGTGACCCTCCCCGTGGTCACCTCACTGTGGTGCAATGCGATCTGAGGAACAAGAACGAAGTTCACAAAACGCTGGAAAAACTAAACGTGAAGAAGGGCAGTATTCCCTGTGTCATAGCCCAAGACACTGTTGTCAATGG AAGCCATTTCAGATCGTTCTGTGAGACTATGATAAGCCAATGTCCTAATGTTTATTTCTGGGCCACAAGCAACACATACAAGGATGTACCAGAAGGATGGACAGTAAAGACCTTTATTCAGGTCCTCACCTGTCCCCCATACAGGGGTCAGAGATAG